The following are encoded together in the Humulus lupulus chromosome 5, drHumLupu1.1, whole genome shotgun sequence genome:
- the LOC133779295 gene encoding uncharacterized protein LOC133779295 codes for MGWEILEGKRADGIRLRLKFLEENLVGKRWELKLELGRIQPLLRFKQKNGSNGMECGEQVAKLRGEINNFYQLEGESLYDAWERFKYLLRKCPHHGIEKWMLVHNFYNGLCGTTRTIIDAATGGAFMSKSANEAYELLEEMAMNNYQWPSERGNPRRVARMHEIDAISMLSAQVATLTKQLQNNIVTAPVMQAQVMCKLCGGPHSFEQFQFGDVNNLPLEQAQAIGNFPRQPNNLYSNFYNQGWRNQPNFSWKNDQQPQSSVQQPQQSFQQRPLGFYQQIFRPQQQPPQPPMQQQQNHVRQPDTQSDVLNQLMTKTRSSNRNLETQMGKLATLMANRGQGNLPSTTEFNPKEHCKAITLRSGKKYEGPSTKQSIEDKDQDNQAQWNRSKVKTRLCKNNLDKQFSKFLEVFKKLHINIPFAEALEQMPSYVKFMKDILSKKRKMGEYETVALTEECGAILQRKLP; via the exons ATGGGCTGGGAAATCCTTGAAGGAAAAAGGGCAGATGGAATTAGGCTAAGGCTGAAGTTTTTGGAGGAGAATTTAGTTGGGAAAAGATGGGAGTTAAAGCTGGAACTTGGGAGGATCCAGCCACtgttgag GTTTAAGCAGAAGAATGGTTCAAATGGAATGGAATGTGGAGAACAA GTAGCTAAGTTGAGAGGAGAGATCAATAATTTTTATCAGTTGGAGGGTGAGTCTCTTTATGATGCTTGGGAGAGATTTAAATACTTGTTAAGAAAGTGTCCCCAccatggtattgagaagtggatgctagtccataatttCTATAATGGTTTGTGCGGCACTACTCGCACCATTATTGATGCAGCAACAGGGGGtgcttttatgagcaagagtgccAATGAGGCATATGAACTGTTGGAAGAAATGGCCATGAACAATTATCAGTGGCCTAGTGAGAGGGGAAATCCAAGGAGAGTGGCTAGAATGCATGAGATTGATGCCATCTCTATGCTTAGTGCTCAGGTTGCTACTCTTACAAAACAGCTACAAAACAATATCGTGACAGCCCCAGTGATGCAAGCTCAAGTGATGTGTAAACTATGTGGTGGACCCCATTCTTTTGAACAGTTCCAATTTGGGGATGTGAACAATTTGCCATTAGAGCAAGCACAAGCTATTGGGAATTTTCCAAGACAGCCTAATAATCTGTACTCTAATTTCTATAATCAAGGATGGCGAAATCAACCGAACTTTTCTTGGAAGAATGACCAACAACCCCAATCATCAGTTCAACAGCCACAACAGTCATTTCAGCAACGACCTCTGGGGTTTTATCAACAAATATTCAGGCCTCAACAACAACCACCTCAGCCGCCTATGCAACAACAACAGAATCATGTGAGACAGCCTGATACTCAGTCTGATGTTCTTAATCAACTCATGACTAAGACGCGTTCTTCTAACAGAAACTTGGAGACTCAGATGGGGAAATTGGCTACTCTTATGGCCAACCGAGGTCAAGGTAATCTACCTAGCACCACTGAATTCAACCCAAAAGAACATTGTAAGGCTATTACTTTGAGAAGTGGGAAGAAGTATGAAGGGCCAAGCACAAAGCAGTCAATTGAAGACAAGGATCAGGATAACCAGGCACAGTGGAACAGAAGCAAGGTGAAGACAAG GCTCTGCAAGAACAACTTGGATAAGCAGTTTTCTAAGTTCCTTGAAGTATTCAAGAAACTGCATATCAACATCCCATTTGCGGAGGCCTTGGagcaaatgccaagttatgttaAATTCATGAAGGACATCCTGTCTAAGAAGAGAAAGATGGGAGAGTATGAAACTGTGGCATTGACAGAAGAGTGCGGCGCCATTCTGCAAAGGAAGCTTCCATAG